From Verrucomicrobiota bacterium:
GGATACTCCCCCCGCTCACCACGACCTCTGGGGTCACTTTTGTGGGTATTTTAAAAACGCCTACACGCCAAAGGTTGATAAGGATCGGCAACAAGACCAATAAGATCACTAGACCCACCACGATATAAAGAATGGCCACAGGCTTGAGGCGGACCTCACGGGTAACGGCAACCACAGGCCGCACCGGGCTATTCAGATTAATAGTCCCATAATCCTCTGCTTCATAACCAAATTGTTCATTGAACTCCAAAACAAGTTCATTGGCATCCATCTTGAGGTATTTCGCATAAGTACGGACGAATTCCCTCTGATAACGCAGCCCATTGATTTTGGAGAAGTTATCCTCCTCCATCTCGGCTAGCCTTTCAGCACGTATTTTCGTCGCCTTGGCTGCCATCGCCAAGGATAAATTACGA
This genomic window contains:
- a CDS encoding helix-turn-helix domain-containing protein, which translates into the protein MDTVGQKIKKQRESRNLSLAMAAKATKIRAERLAEMEEDNFSKINGLRYQREFVRTYAKYLKMDANELVLEFNEQFGYEAEDYGTINLNSPVRPVVAVTREVRLKPVAILYIVVGLVILLVLLPILINLWRVGVFKIPTKVTPEVVVSGGSIPHPAVRAPLGQPGVPVAVTSNAQGAVIALPTNVVAQVPVVPVKNKLAIRASDDCWIRVTLDGQTDENDGGFILDSDTQKEFEAEKFTVEVFNPSLVTILYNGQEVANSNQGTEPKTINLP